In Arachis hypogaea cultivar Tifrunner chromosome 17, arahy.Tifrunner.gnm2.J5K5, whole genome shotgun sequence, a single window of DNA contains:
- the LOC140180587 gene encoding uncharacterized protein codes for METEPQSWHSKRRFKYQERWCGEEDVKRIVSEVWRMEVVGSTMFSLAQKLKVCRHRLVQWQKTHKANSRKEIEDLQAKLEELRVAGINGGKEVTSLEEKLELAYLKEESYWREKSRVKWLKEGDQNTRFFHQKFQSRMRRNRIWKLVGRDNEIASKPEDIAKVAEDYFCDIFTSSCSADPNPYLEDLEPKVTASMNRRLQRPVTMDEVKRATFSVHAQSAPGDDGFTAKFFHFFWDIVGGDVFKAVRSFFHSGRILKSFNHTQICLIPKVPDASDMTQSALNTSQSILELLEIYEGFNGQKVNLNKLAIFFSHNTPQNTRIAVAQTLNIEHIGVQDKYLGLPSIVQKSKKATFGAIKDKVQKRIMGWKRSLLSSGGRHTLLRAVGEAIPIYTLSCFKLPDTLLTEIQIMLSQFWWVEKAQNEEWFGLNGTQ; via the exons ATGGAAACCGAACCTCAATCCTGGCATAGTAAAAGGCGGTTTAAATACCAGGAACGTTGGTGTGGAGAAGAGGATGTCAAGAGAATTGTCAGTGAAGTGTGGAGAATGGAAGTTGTAGGCTCGACTATGTTCTCCTTGGCCCAAAAATTGAAAGTTTGTAGACATAGACTAGTTCAATGGCAGAAAACTCACAAAGCAAACTCCCGGAAAGAAATTGAGGACCTTCAAGCTAAACTAGAGGAGTTGCGAGTGGCTGGAATCAATGGGGGAAAGGAGGTTACCAGTTTGGAGGAGAAGTTGGAGCTGGCATATTTAAAAGAAGAGAGCTATTGGCGAGAAAAATCTAGAGTCAAGTGGCTAAAAGAAGGAGATCAGAACACTAGATTCTTTCACCAGAAATTTCAATCAAGGATGCGAAGGAATAGAATTTGGAAATTAGTAGGGAGGGACAATGAGATTGCATCGAAACCGGAGGATATTGCAAAGGTAGCTGAAGACTACTTTTGTgatatttttacttcttcttgTTCGGCTGATCCGAATCCATACTTAGAGGATTTGGAGCCTAAGGTTACAGCTTCCATGAACCGTAGGCTCCAAAGGCCAGTAACTATGGACGAGGTCAAAAGAGCTACATTTAGTGTTCATGCTCAGAGTGCTCCTGGTGATGACGGGTTTACAGCtaagttttttcactttttctgggaTATAGTTGGAGGTGACGTTTTTAAGGCAGTGAGAAGTTTCTTTCACAGTGGCAGAATTCTAAAAAGCTTCAATCATactcaaatttgtttgattccaaaggTGCCAGATGCCAGTGACATGACACAG AGCGCACTTAATACAAGCCAAAGTATTCTAGAATTGCTAGAGATCTATGAGGGTTTCAATGGGCAAAAAGTCAATTTAAATAAGTTGGCTATCTTTTTCAGTCACAACACACCTCAGAACACAAGAATAGCAGTTGCTCAGACACTAAATATTGAGCATATCGGAGTACAAGACAAATACCTGGGACTGccctctatagttcaaaaatcaaagaaagcaaccTTTGGAGCTATCAAGGATAAAGTTCAGAAGAGGATTATGGGTTGGAAAAGAAGTCTATTGTCATCAGGTGGCAGGCACACACTATTGAGAGCGGTGGGGGAGgcgattcctatttatacactctcttgttTCAAGCTCCCGGACACGCTGTTGACTGAGATTCAAATCATGCTCTCGCAATTTTGGTGGGTCGAAAAGGCGCAGAACGAAGAATGGTTTGGATTAAATGGGACACAATGA